The Clostridium septicum genome contains a region encoding:
- the panC gene encoding pantoate--beta-alanine ligase, with the protein MRILKSIKEVREQIKLWKRDGLTVGLVPTMGYLHEGHESLIKRAAKENDKVVVSIFVNPMQFGPAEDLDNYPRDLDGDSCICEGAGADLIFNPDAKEMYFNDFSTFVDMNGLTQGLCGKSRPVHFRGVCTVVLKLFNIAPANRAYFGEKDAQQLAIIKRMVRDLNIDIEIIGCPTVRESDGLAKSSRNFYLSQEERKAANILNKSLELAKIKLCSGEKSAKAIRDIIIENIKKEPLAKVDYVEVVDSKSMERIEKIDRSILVAIAVNIGKARLIDNFTFEV; encoded by the coding sequence ATGAGAATTTTAAAGAGCATAAAAGAAGTTAGAGAACAAATTAAGTTATGGAAAAGAGATGGACTTACAGTTGGGTTAGTTCCAACTATGGGGTATTTACATGAAGGGCATGAAAGTTTAATAAAGAGAGCTGCCAAGGAAAATGATAAGGTGGTTGTTAGCATATTTGTAAATCCAATGCAATTTGGTCCAGCAGAGGATTTAGATAATTATCCAAGAGATTTAGATGGTGACAGTTGTATCTGTGAAGGAGCAGGAGCTGATTTAATATTTAATCCAGATGCAAAAGAAATGTATTTTAATGATTTTTCAACTTTTGTTGATATGAATGGTCTAACTCAAGGATTATGTGGGAAAAGTAGACCCGTTCATTTTAGAGGGGTATGCACTGTTGTATTAAAACTATTTAATATAGCACCAGCAAATAGAGCATATTTTGGAGAGAAGGATGCTCAGCAACTAGCTATAATAAAAAGAATGGTAAGAGATTTAAATATAGATATAGAAATTATAGGATGTCCTACAGTTAGAGAATCTGATGGATTAGCTAAGAGTTCAAGAAACTTTTATTTATCACAAGAAGAAAGAAAAGCAGCAAATATATTAAATAAATCTTTAGAATTAGCTAAAATTAAATTGTGTAGCGGAGAAAAGAGTGCTAAAGCAATAAGAGATATAATCATTGAAAATATAAAAAAAGAACCTTTAGCTAAAGTAGATTACGTGGAAGTTGTTGATAGTAAATCTATGGAGAGAATAGAAAAAATAGATAGAAGTATATTAGTAGCTATAGCGGTTAATATAGGAAAAGCTAGATTAATAGATAATTTTACGTTTGAGGTTTAG
- the serS gene encoding serine--tRNA ligase yields MLDLKRIRNNPEEIKKALANRGEDFQESTIDEIIALDEQRRNILVDVEALKSKRNQVSAEIPKLKKAGEDVTAIMTEMRELGDKIKEDDAKISEIDEKLEYIMLRMPNIPNPQVPEGDTDEDNVEIKKWGEPTKFNYEPKAHWDLGTDLNIFDFERAGKVTGSRFTIYKGLGARLERAIINYFLDKHTFENGYEEVLPPYMVNRDSMTGTGQLPKFEEDAFKVENNGYFLIPTAEVPVTNMYRNETLKGTDLPVKHVAYSACFRAEAGSAGRDTRGLIRQHQFNKVELVKFCKPEQSYDELDKLVKDAESVLQGLGLPYRIVRICKGDLGFTAALKYDIEVWMPSYNRYVEISSCSNFEDFQARRANIKYKETPKDKPQFVHTLNGSGVAIGRTVAAILENYQREDGTVEIPEALRRFMNCDEIK; encoded by the coding sequence ATGTTAGATTTAAAAAGAATTAGAAATAATCCAGAAGAAATTAAAAAGGCTTTAGCAAATAGAGGTGAGGATTTTCAAGAATCAACTATTGATGAAATAATAGCTTTAGATGAGCAAAGAAGAAATATATTAGTTGATGTTGAAGCATTAAAGAGCAAAAGAAATCAAGTTTCAGCTGAAATTCCTAAATTAAAAAAAGCTGGAGAAGATGTTACAGCAATAATGACTGAAATGAGGGAACTTGGAGACAAAATAAAAGAAGATGATGCTAAAATATCAGAAATAGATGAAAAGTTAGAATATATAATGTTAAGAATGCCAAATATACCAAATCCACAAGTTCCAGAGGGAGATACTGATGAAGATAATGTGGAAATAAAGAAATGGGGAGAGCCAACAAAGTTTAACTATGAACCAAAGGCTCACTGGGATTTAGGAACAGATTTAAATATATTTGATTTTGAAAGAGCTGGTAAGGTAACAGGTTCAAGATTTACTATATATAAAGGATTAGGGGCTAGATTAGAAAGAGCTATAATTAACTATTTCTTAGATAAGCATACTTTTGAAAATGGATATGAAGAAGTATTACCACCGTATATGGTAAATAGAGATAGTATGACAGGAACAGGTCAATTACCAAAGTTTGAAGAAGATGCATTTAAAGTTGAAAACAATGGATATTTCCTAATTCCAACAGCTGAAGTTCCAGTAACTAATATGTATAGAAATGAAACATTAAAGGGCACTGATCTTCCTGTTAAACATGTTGCTTACTCAGCTTGCTTTAGAGCTGAAGCTGGATCAGCAGGAAGAGATACTAGAGGACTTATAAGACAACATCAATTTAATAAAGTTGAACTAGTTAAATTCTGTAAGCCAGAACAAAGTTATGATGAATTAGATAAGCTAGTAAAAGATGCAGAATCAGTATTACAAGGTTTAGGATTACCGTATAGAATAGTAAGAATATGTAAAGGTGATTTAGGATTCACAGCAGCATTAAAATATGATATAGAAGTATGGATGCCAAGTTATAATAGATATGTTGAAATATCAAGTTGTTCAAATTTTGAAGATTTCCAAGCTAGAAGAGCAAATATTAAATATAAAGAAACGCCAAAGGATAAACCACAATTTGTTCATACACTAAATGGTTCAGGTGTTGCTATAGGAAGAACTGTTGCAGCTATATTAGAGAACTATCAAAGAGAGGATGGAACAGTAGAAATTCCAGAAGCATTAAGAAGATTTATGAACTGTGATGAAATAAAATAA
- a CDS encoding DUF1667 domain-containing protein — MDKDVFTSIVRVKGSDKYKVVSVKSSEEVDKKLWVELSKVLGRIYVNIPINSGDIICKNILNTGINIICTRTLEQE, encoded by the coding sequence ATGGATAAGGATGTTTTTACCTCTATTGTTCGAGTAAAAGGTAGTGATAAATATAAAGTAGTTTCAGTAAAGAGTAGTGAAGAGGTAGATAAAAAATTGTGGGTTGAATTATCTAAGGTTTTAGGTAGAATTTATGTTAATATACCTATTAATTCAGGTGATATTATATGTAAAAATATACTAAATACTGGAATTAACATAATATGCACAAGGACACTAGAACAAGAATAA
- the panD gene encoding aspartate 1-decarboxylase produces the protein MKLNMLKGKIHRATVIQAELDYVGSITIDEDLLDAAGILEYEMVQIVDINNGNRFETYTIAGERGTGMICLNGAAARCVQVNDKIIIMSYCQLDSNEVKDHKPRVIFVNNENRISRITRYEKHGKLSD, from the coding sequence ATGAAGTTAAATATGTTAAAGGGGAAAATCCATAGAGCAACAGTAATTCAAGCAGAGTTAGATTATGTAGGAAGTATTACTATAGACGAGGATTTATTAGATGCAGCAGGAATTCTAGAGTATGAAATGGTACAAATAGTTGATATAAATAATGGAAATAGATTTGAAACATATACAATTGCAGGAGAAAGGGGAACAGGAATGATATGCTTAAATGGAGCTGCTGCAAGATGTGTACAAGTTAATGATAAGATAATAATAATGAGTTATTGTCAGTTAGATTCAAATGAAGTAAAGGATCATAAACCAAGAGTTATATTTGTAAATAATGAAAATAGAATAAGTAGAATTACAAGATATGAGAAACATGGAAAATTATCAGATTAA
- a CDS encoding GNAT family N-acetyltransferase: MVKEKKEEYYSSIENLIIYGGEGMLFGEQIYLRDVVKEDIDILYDICVDVEVLKYNCGSVGIPSKDRIIERFHHLNRPNRKELSVVNKDSDVIGYVYYKENSYTIDTYSIGITIGKSYWGLGYGRDVVNQLCKYLFLKKKAHRIELEVVKDNERAIKCYKNCGFKEEGIRRSKYYLNGEYIDTVLMGMLKSEFKF, from the coding sequence TTGGTAAAGGAAAAGAAAGAGGAGTATTATTCAAGTATAGAGAATTTAATTATATATGGCGGTGAGGGTATGCTTTTTGGAGAACAAATATATTTAAGAGATGTAGTTAAAGAGGATATAGATATTTTATATGATATATGTGTAGATGTAGAGGTTTTAAAATATAATTGTGGATCGGTAGGAATTCCTTCTAAGGATAGAATAATAGAAAGATTCCATCATTTAAATAGACCAAACAGGAAAGAATTATCTGTAGTAAATAAAGATAGCGATGTTATAGGATATGTTTACTATAAAGAAAATAGTTATACAATAGATACTTATTCAATTGGAATAACTATAGGAAAAAGTTATTGGGGATTAGGATATGGTAGAGATGTTGTTAATCAATTGTGTAAATATCTATTTTTAAAGAAGAAAGCTCACAGAATAGAATTGGAAGTAGTTAAAGATAATGAGAGAGCTATTAAATGTTATAAAAATTGTGGTTTTAAAGAAGAAGGAATTAGAAGAAGTAAGTATTATTTAAATGGGGAATATATAGATACAGTATTAATGGGAATGCTTAAATCAGAATTTAAATTTTAA
- a CDS encoding ROK family protein: MEKKYVIGVDLGGTKIYTALVDLDGKIKKEITIKTEADKGEVAVLEKILYTIDHVLVGSDINEVRAIGIGSPGPLDVEKGLIVYTPNLPFKNFNIVKPIREKYNVDTYLDNDANVATLGEFMFGAGKGSKNMVFITASTGIGGGAILNGSLFRGSTSNALEIGHMTVMNGGPRCGCGNTGCAESLASGTAIMKRANEAVESNAYTSLKNYEKITAREVFIEAEKGDREAQDILNNALTYLGITIANAANIFDPDIIVLGGGVSNGGRIVFDKIKEEMDRRCLRTIANHCEVKKAMLDSKAGVLGAAALAILESK; the protein is encoded by the coding sequence ATGGAGAAGAAGTATGTAATTGGTGTTGATTTAGGTGGTACTAAAATTTATACTGCATTAGTTGATTTAGACGGAAAGATTAAAAAGGAAATAACAATTAAAACAGAAGCGGATAAAGGTGAAGTGGCTGTTTTAGAAAAAATATTATATACAATAGATCATGTATTAGTAGGCTCTGATATTAATGAAGTAAGAGCTATCGGAATAGGGTCACCAGGTCCTTTAGATGTAGAAAAAGGATTAATAGTTTATACTCCAAATTTACCATTTAAGAATTTTAATATAGTAAAACCTATAAGAGAAAAATATAATGTTGATACTTATCTAGATAATGATGCAAATGTAGCAACTTTAGGTGAATTTATGTTTGGTGCTGGTAAAGGAAGCAAAAATATGGTATTTATAACTGCAAGTACTGGAATAGGTGGAGGAGCTATATTAAATGGTAGCTTATTTAGAGGAAGCACATCAAATGCTTTAGAAATTGGACATATGACAGTTATGAATGGTGGACCAAGATGTGGATGCGGTAATACTGGATGTGCTGAAAGTTTAGCTTCAGGAACAGCTATAATGAAAAGAGCTAATGAAGCCGTTGAAAGTAACGCATATACAAGTCTAAAGAATTATGAAAAGATTACAGCTAGAGAAGTATTTATAGAAGCTGAAAAGGGAGATAGAGAGGCTCAAGATATATTAAACAATGCATTAACATATTTAGGAATTACTATAGCAAATGCAGCTAATATATTTGATCCAGACATTATAGTTCTTGGTGGTGGAGTAAGTAATGGTGGTAGAATAGTTTTTGATAAAATTAAAGAAGAAATGGATAGAAGATGTTTAAGAACTATAGCAAATCATTGTGAAGTGAAAAAAGCTATGTTAGATAGCAAAGCTGGGGTATTAGGAGCAGCAGCATTAGCTATTCTAGAAAGTAAATAA
- a CDS encoding Rossmann-like and DUF2520 domain-containing protein, with amino-acid sequence MKIGFIGAGKVGFSLGKYLTENNITVTGYYSRNEDSAYEASIFTKTKQYNNLKEIINESDAIFITTPDREIQKVWNEIKKLSIQNKLICHCSGSLSSSIFSNINQYGAYGYSIHPMLAISDKYNSYKNLKEAFITIEGHEKYRNKFKRLIESLGNKATIISNENKALYHAASVIVSNLVLGLINNSVSYLEQCGFKEEEAINALYPLIIFNVKNIREKGIKNSLTGPIERGDLSTIKSHCKSLSSEDEIMYKILSKNILEIAKVKNKNRDYKELEEYLGGKK; translated from the coding sequence ATAAAAATAGGATTTATAGGTGCAGGAAAGGTTGGTTTTTCTTTAGGAAAATATCTAACTGAAAATAATATTACTGTAACTGGATATTACAGTAGAAATGAAGACTCCGCATATGAAGCTTCAATTTTTACAAAAACAAAACAATATAATAATTTAAAAGAAATAATAAATGAAAGTGATGCTATTTTTATTACTACACCTGATAGAGAAATTCAAAAGGTTTGGAATGAAATAAAAAAACTGTCTATTCAAAATAAATTAATCTGCCATTGTAGTGGCTCATTATCTTCAAGTATCTTTTCAAATATAAACCAGTATGGTGCTTATGGATATTCTATTCATCCAATGTTAGCAATCTCAGATAAATATAATTCTTATAAAAATCTCAAGGAAGCTTTTATTACAATTGAAGGACATGAAAAATACAGAAATAAATTTAAAAGGCTTATAGAATCTTTAGGAAATAAAGCAACAATAATAAGTAATGAAAATAAGGCTTTGTATCATGCAGCTTCTGTTATTGTAAGTAACTTGGTTTTAGGGCTTATTAATAATAGTGTAAGTTATTTAGAACAATGTGGATTTAAAGAGGAAGAGGCTATCAATGCTCTTTATCCTTTAATTATATTTAATGTAAAGAATATAAGGGAAAAAGGCATTAAAAATAGTTTAACTGGTCCTATTGAAAGAGGAGATTTAAGTACTATTAAGTCACATTGTAAATCATTAAGTAGTGAAGATGAGATTATGTATAAGATATTATCTAAGAATATTTTGGAGATTGCAAAGGTAAAAAATAAAAATAGAGATTATAAAGAGTTAGAGGAATATCTAGGAGGAAAGAAATGA
- a CDS encoding NAD(P)/FAD-dependent oxidoreductase, protein MDYDILILGGGIIGCSVAYELSKYNFNIAVIEKDYDIADDISFVNTSIVYDGSETSDNVMAGLEYIGNSILEETCKKFNVPFKRIGALRVVNDENGVRKLEEMHSRAKYRGIEGVTLIDAEQVYKIEPNINTNIKKGLYSENVAIVAPYDLAIAYAEVASDNGVNFRLEEEVLNIKNLAKGFKVTTNKNKFSCKVVINTIPNEMYIQENGIVEEKDSEISENEFKNMSYLLVANNYKNKLKKIVIETLDKNTFVVSTPTTTTGSLIGIKSINKTSLDDNLDYVNNLLIGLEKKHINNLFRESYDKDSILIDDSEIDRGYIRVTGTHYGKITMAPAIAKMLCDTLTNNLKCTLKKNFLDKRRYFYKFREMDKDELNEVISLDKRYGKIICVCNNISEGEIVDCIRRPLGARTVEGVKRRTGAGFGSCHGSYCYDKIINILARELDKKVTDIVDDSKESKIISGRIKEFDEM, encoded by the coding sequence ATGGATTATGATATTCTTATATTAGGCGGTGGAATAATAGGCTGTTCTGTAGCTTATGAGTTGTCAAAATATAATTTTAATATAGCTGTTATAGAGAAAGATTATGATATTGCAGATGACATATCTTTTGTTAATACATCTATAGTTTATGATGGTTCAGAAACATCTGATAATGTAATGGCTGGACTAGAGTATATAGGAAATTCTATATTAGAAGAGACATGTAAAAAGTTTAATGTTCCTTTTAAAAGAATAGGAGCATTGAGAGTAGTAAATGATGAAAATGGTGTTAGAAAGCTTGAAGAAATGCATAGTAGGGCAAAATATAGAGGAATCGAAGGGGTAACTTTAATAGATGCTGAACAAGTATATAAGATAGAACCTAATATAAACACTAATATTAAAAAAGGTTTATACTCTGAAAATGTGGCTATAGTTGCACCATATGATCTCGCTATAGCATATGCAGAAGTTGCATCTGATAATGGTGTTAATTTTAGATTAGAAGAAGAAGTTTTAAATATTAAAAACTTAGCTAAAGGATTTAAAGTAACAACTAATAAAAATAAATTTTCATGTAAAGTCGTTATAAATACAATACCAAATGAAATGTATATACAAGAAAATGGGATCGTTGAAGAGAAGGATTCTGAGATTAGCGAAAATGAATTTAAAAATATGAGTTATTTATTAGTAGCTAATAATTATAAAAATAAATTAAAAAAAATAGTTATAGAAACATTAGATAAAAATACTTTTGTGGTAAGTACTCCTACAACAACTACTGGATCGTTAATAGGAATTAAAAGTATTAATAAAACTAGTTTAGATGATAATTTAGATTATGTAAATAATTTACTTATTGGACTTGAGAAGAAACATATAAATAATTTATTTAGAGAGAGTTATGATAAGGATTCTATATTAATAGATGATAGTGAAATTGATAGGGGATATATAAGAGTTACTGGAACTCATTATGGCAAGATAACAATGGCACCAGCTATAGCTAAAATGCTTTGTGATACTTTAACAAATAATTTAAAATGTACATTAAAGAAAAATTTCTTAGATAAAAGAAGATATTTCTATAAATTTAGAGAAATGGATAAAGATGAACTTAATGAAGTTATATCACTAGATAAAAGATATGGCAAAATAATTTGTGTTTGTAATAATATATCAGAAGGTGAAATAGTAGATTGTATTAGGAGACCTTTAGGAGCTAGAACTGTAGAAGGAGTTAAAAGAAGAACCGGGGCAGGATTTGGCAGCTGCCATGGATCATATTGTTATGATAAAATAATTAATATTCTAGCAAGAGAATTAGATAAAAAGGTTACGGATATTGTAGATGATTCAAAGGAATCTAAAATTATATCAGGTAGGATAAAAGAGTTTGATGAAATGTAG
- the panB gene encoding 3-methyl-2-oxobutanoate hydroxymethyltransferase has translation MKNTAITFKAAKQNNEKLTMLTAYDYSTAKIIDEAGINGILVGDSLGMVCLGYEDTLSVTMEDIIHHTKAVSRGVKNTLVVADMPFMSYQTSVYDAVVNAGRLIKEGRAHVVKLEGGIEVCDKIEGIVKASIPVMAHIGLTPQSINALGGFKVQGKNEDAARELIEAAKTVERAGAFAVVLECVPAKLAEIITKELSIPTIGIGAGDKCDGQILVYQDMLGMFNDFTPKFVKKYANVGEIMNGAFKKYINEVRDGVFPEEVHSFKISDEVIEKLY, from the coding sequence ATGAAAAATACAGCTATTACATTCAAAGCAGCTAAACAAAATAATGAAAAGTTAACAATGCTTACAGCATATGACTATTCAACAGCAAAGATAATAGATGAAGCGGGAATTAATGGGATATTAGTTGGAGATTCTTTAGGAATGGTATGTTTAGGATATGAAGACACTCTATCTGTAACTATGGAGGATATAATTCATCATACAAAGGCTGTGTCTAGAGGGGTAAAAAACACATTAGTTGTTGCAGATATGCCTTTTATGTCATATCAGACATCAGTTTATGATGCTGTAGTAAATGCAGGTAGACTTATAAAAGAAGGAAGAGCTCATGTAGTTAAATTAGAAGGTGGAATAGAAGTTTGTGACAAGATAGAAGGTATAGTTAAAGCGTCTATACCTGTTATGGCACATATAGGTTTAACACCACAATCTATTAATGCTTTAGGAGGATTTAAGGTTCAAGGAAAAAATGAAGACGCAGCAAGAGAATTAATAGAAGCAGCTAAAACGGTAGAAAGGGCTGGAGCCTTTGCAGTTGTTTTAGAATGTGTACCTGCTAAATTAGCTGAAATTATAACAAAGGAATTAAGTATTCCTACAATAGGAATTGGTGCCGGAGATAAGTGTGATGGACAAATACTGGTTTATCAAGATATGTTAGGGATGTTTAATGATTTTACACCTAAATTTGTTAAGAAGTATGCCAATGTAGGAGAAATAATGAATGGTGCCTTTAAAAAGTATATAAATGAAGTTAGAGATGGCGTTTTCCCAGAAGAAGTTCATAGCTTTAAAATTAGTGATGAAGTAATAGAAAAACTTTATTAA